A single Bos mutus isolate GX-2022 chromosome 16, NWIPB_WYAK_1.1, whole genome shotgun sequence DNA region contains:
- the LOC138991154 gene encoding heterogeneous nuclear ribonucleoprotein C-like, with amino-acid sequence MASNVTNKTDPRSMNSRVFIGNLNTLVVKKSDVEAIFSKYGKIVGCSVHKGFAFVQYVNERNAWAAVAGEDGRMIAGQVLDINLAAEPKVNRGKAGVKRSAAEMYGSSFDLDYDFQRDYYDRMYSYPARVPPPPPIARAVVPSKRQRVSGNISRRGKSGFILS; translated from the coding sequence ATGGCCAGCAATGTTACCAACAAGACGGATCCTCGCTCCATGAACTCTCGTGTATTCATTGGGAATCTCAATACCCTTGTGGTCAAGAAATCTGACGTGGAGGCAATCTTCTCAAAATACGGCAAAATCGTGGGTTGCTCTGTTCATAAGGGCTTTGCCTTCGTTCAGTATGTTAATGAGAGGAATGCCTGGGCTGCTGTGGCAGGAGAGGATGGCAGAATGATTGCTGGCCAGGTTTTAGATATTAATCTGGCTGCAGAGCCAAAAGTGAACCGAGGAAAAGCAGGTGTGAAACGATCTGCAGCGGAGATGTACGGCTCATCTTTTGACTTGGACTATGACTTTCAACGGGATTATTATGACAGGATGTACAGTTACCCAGCAcgtgttcctcctcctcctcctattgCTAGGGCTGTAGTGCCCTCAAAACGCCAGCGTGTATCAGGAAACATCTCACGAAGGGGCAAAAGTGGcttcatactgtcttga